One part of the Chryseobacterium sp. 7 genome encodes these proteins:
- a CDS encoding superoxide dismutase yields the protein MKILKIAALSAVFAAQFTLAQFKQTPLPYAYNALEGNIDAQTMEIHYSKHAAAYVANLNKAITGTPQEKETLFQILSNVSKLPAAVRNNAGGHYNHELFWTVLTPQKNTQPSAKLAKAITETFGSIDAFKEKMAKAGADRFGSGWAWLSVDKNGKLFVSSTPNQDNPLMDVVEEKGTPIFGIDVWEHAYYLKYQNKRADYLTAIWNVTNWKEISRRYDEAISKK from the coding sequence ATGAAGATTTTGAAAATAGCTGCTTTAAGTGCAGTTTTTGCGGCTCAGTTTACACTGGCTCAGTTTAAGCAGACACCTCTGCCATATGCTTATAATGCTTTGGAAGGGAATATTGATGCCCAAACGATGGAAATTCATTATTCAAAGCATGCTGCAGCCTATGTAGCGAACCTGAATAAAGCGATTACGGGGACTCCACAGGAAAAAGAAACTTTGTTCCAGATTCTTTCCAATGTTTCCAAACTGCCGGCTGCAGTAAGAAATAATGCAGGCGGACATTACAACCATGAATTGTTCTGGACCGTTCTTACGCCTCAGAAAAATACACAACCTTCAGCAAAATTGGCAAAAGCCATCACTGAAACTTTCGGAAGTATAGATGCTTTTAAAGAAAAAATGGCTAAAGCCGGAGCAGACCGTTTCGGATCGGGATGGGCATGGCTTTCTGTGGATAAAAATGGAAAACTATTCGTTTCTTCTACTCCTAACCAGGACAATCCTTTGATGGATGTAGTGGAAGAGAAAGGAACTCCTATCTTCGGAATTGATGTATGGGAACATGCTTATTATTTGAAATATCAGAATAAAAGAGCAGATTATCTGACTGCGATCTGGAACGTTACCAACTGGAAAGAAATCAGCAGAAGATATGACGAAGCGATAAGCAAGAAATAG
- a CDS encoding Fur family transcriptional regulator, whose amino-acid sequence MKKDIEHKLIDKNTKPTSMRILVYDFLSSQEAALSLSEIENHFDNADRITIYRTLKTFEEKGIVHSIQENTTTKYKLCEDDCDEKTHKDWHLHFYCKICKQTTCKEDISFPENIQTNFRIDEIRLFAKGICENCLENLQ is encoded by the coding sequence ATGAAAAAAGATATAGAACACAAACTCATTGATAAAAATACCAAACCTACCAGTATGAGGATTTTGGTATATGATTTCCTAAGTTCTCAGGAAGCGGCTTTATCTCTTTCTGAAATAGAAAACCATTTTGACAATGCTGACAGAATCACCATCTACAGAACATTGAAAACCTTTGAAGAAAAAGGAATTGTTCACAGCATTCAGGAAAATACAACTACGAAATACAAACTATGCGAAGACGATTGTGATGAAAAAACACATAAAGACTGGCATCTGCATTTCTACTGTAAAATATGCAAACAAACAACCTGTAAAGAAGATATTTCTTTCCCGGAAAACATTCAGACCAATTTCAGGATTGATGAAATACGATTGTTTGCCAAAGGAATCTGCGAAAACTGTCTTGAAAATTTGCAATAG
- a CDS encoding heavy metal translocating P-type ATPase — MEKCCSTTPEKPDTKGHKHNHAEGEGHDHDGHDHSHDSGDQTVFQMFLPAIISFIILLLGIAFDNYIKPAWFIGWVRLVWFLAAYIPVGFPVLKDAYKSIIKGDVFSEFFLMSIATIGAFAIGEYPEGVAVMLFYAVGEVFQSMAVTRAKGNIKALLDQRPDEVTVMENNQPRTMKAKEAKIGDIIQLKPGEKLALDGELLSDSASFNTAALTGESKPDTKNKGEVVLAGMINMNSIALVKVNTAYEDSKLSKILELVQNATAQKAPTELFIRKFAKVYTPIVVFLAIGICLLPYFFVSDYQFRDWLYRALIFLVISCPCALVISIPLGYFGGIGAASRNGILFKGSNFLDSIAEIQNVVMDKTGTMTEGVFKVQEVSMSAEFNKEEVLQMVNVLESKSTHPVATAIHNYVGDINHAIPLENVEEIAGHGLKATINGKELLVGNFKLMDKFNISYDLNPTNIVYTVIAVAYDKKFAGYITIADSIKEDAKQTVDNLHKMNVKATMLSGDKSTVVKYVADQLGIDNAFGDLLPEDKVNKVKEIKARNQTVAFVGDGVNDAPVVALSDVGIAMGGLGSDATIETADVVIQDDKPSKIPMAINIGKQTKKIVWQNIILAFAVKAVVLVLGAGGLATMWEAVFADVGVALLAILNAVRIQRMKF, encoded by the coding sequence ATGGAAAAATGCTGTAGTACAACCCCGGAAAAACCCGATACAAAAGGACACAAACATAATCACGCAGAAGGAGAGGGACATGACCATGACGGGCATGATCATTCTCATGACTCCGGAGATCAGACGGTCTTTCAGATGTTTCTTCCCGCCATTATATCCTTTATCATCTTATTATTAGGAATTGCTTTTGACAACTATATAAAACCCGCATGGTTTATAGGCTGGGTACGTTTAGTATGGTTCCTGGCAGCTTATATTCCTGTAGGATTCCCGGTATTGAAAGATGCCTATAAAAGTATCATCAAGGGAGATGTGTTTTCGGAATTCTTTCTGATGAGCATTGCAACCATTGGTGCTTTTGCCATCGGAGAATATCCTGAAGGAGTAGCAGTAATGCTTTTTTACGCCGTAGGAGAAGTATTCCAGTCTATGGCAGTTACGAGAGCCAAAGGAAATATAAAAGCATTATTGGATCAGCGCCCTGATGAGGTAACGGTGATGGAAAATAATCAGCCCAGGACCATGAAAGCCAAAGAAGCTAAAATTGGAGATATTATTCAACTGAAACCCGGTGAAAAACTGGCACTGGATGGCGAGCTACTTTCAGATTCAGCATCATTCAACACCGCAGCTTTAACGGGAGAAAGTAAACCTGATACCAAAAATAAAGGCGAGGTTGTTCTTGCGGGAATGATCAATATGAACAGTATTGCTTTGGTTAAAGTAAATACTGCCTATGAAGACAGTAAACTGAGTAAAATTCTGGAACTCGTTCAGAATGCTACAGCACAGAAAGCTCCTACAGAACTGTTCATTAGAAAATTTGCAAAAGTATATACCCCTATCGTAGTATTTCTTGCCATAGGAATCTGTTTACTGCCTTATTTCTTTGTTAGTGATTATCAGTTCAGAGACTGGCTGTACAGAGCATTGATTTTCCTTGTGATTTCCTGTCCTTGTGCCCTTGTGATCTCAATTCCGCTGGGATATTTCGGAGGAATAGGAGCTGCAAGCCGAAACGGGATATTATTCAAAGGAAGTAATTTCCTGGACAGCATTGCAGAAATTCAGAACGTAGTGATGGATAAAACCGGAACCATGACGGAAGGTGTATTCAAAGTACAGGAAGTAAGCATGAGCGCTGAATTTAATAAAGAAGAAGTCCTTCAGATGGTTAATGTTCTCGAAAGCAAAAGTACCCATCCGGTGGCAACGGCTATTCACAATTATGTAGGAGATATCAATCACGCTATTCCATTAGAAAATGTAGAAGAGATAGCAGGTCACGGATTGAAAGCGACTATTAACGGAAAAGAGCTTCTGGTAGGAAACTTTAAACTGATGGATAAATTCAACATCAGTTATGATCTTAACCCTACTAATATTGTATATACGGTAATTGCAGTCGCTTATGATAAAAAATTCGCAGGATATATTACTATTGCAGACAGCATAAAAGAAGATGCCAAACAAACCGTAGACAACCTTCATAAAATGAATGTAAAAGCTACAATGCTGAGCGGTGATAAAAGTACTGTTGTGAAATATGTAGCAGATCAGTTGGGAATCGACAATGCGTTCGGAGACCTTTTGCCTGAAGATAAAGTAAACAAGGTTAAAGAAATTAAAGCCAGAAATCAAACCGTAGCTTTCGTAGGAGACGGAGTAAACGATGCCCCTGTAGTGGCTTTAAGCGATGTAGGAATTGCAATGGGAGGTTTAGGAAGTGATGCAACTATTGAAACAGCAGATGTGGTGATTCAGGATGACAAACCAAGTAAAATACCAATGGCTATCAATATCGGAAAGCAAACGAAAAAGATAGTTTGGCAGAATATCATTCTTGCTTTTGCGGTAAAAGCTGTTGTTCTGGTCTTGGGAGCGGGAGGACTGGCAACCATGTGGGAAGCAGTATTTGCCGATGTAGGAGTAGCATTATTGGCTATTTTAAATGCTGTAAGAATTCAGAGAATGAAATTTTAA
- a CDS encoding SCO family protein, with protein MPKNKKNNNKSKVIIPIAVFALLFLGIGVGMGYFKKNLYTVMKVPDFELTDQSSKKITNKDMLGKVYLVEFFFSKCPTICPVMNTNMKAIQNQINDPNFGIISISIDPENDTPSALKEHAQRIGATSPNWHFLTGDRTYIGNLADKFNIYVGDKEDEGESLNHSGMIALVDQDGNIRCRYNKENMPILYYSGLNYGDPEGKTPMLTGKYHPDREILIEDIKKLLK; from the coding sequence ATGCCCAAAAATAAAAAGAACAATAATAAGAGTAAAGTGATCATACCCATTGCGGTATTTGCGTTGCTTTTCCTGGGAATAGGGGTAGGAATGGGGTATTTTAAAAAGAACCTTTACACCGTGATGAAAGTTCCTGATTTTGAACTCACAGATCAGAGCAGTAAAAAAATTACCAATAAAGATATGCTGGGTAAAGTATATCTCGTAGAATTTTTTTTCAGCAAATGTCCTACAATATGCCCTGTGATGAATACCAATATGAAGGCTATTCAGAATCAGATTAATGATCCGAACTTCGGTATTATTTCCATCAGCATTGATCCGGAAAACGATACTCCATCAGCACTGAAAGAACATGCCCAAAGAATAGGAGCAACATCTCCGAACTGGCATTTCCTGACCGGAGACCGCACTTATATCGGGAATCTTGCAGATAAATTTAATATTTACGTAGGTGATAAAGAAGATGAAGGAGAAAGCCTGAACCACAGCGGAATGATTGCACTGGTAGATCAGGACGGAAATATCCGATGCAGATATAACAAAGAAAATATGCCCATTCTGTATTATTCAGGATTGAATTACGGAGATCCGGAAGGTAAAACACCAATGCTGACAGGAAAATACCACCCCGATAGAGAAATTCTGATTGAGGATATTAAGAAATTATTGAAATAG
- a CDS encoding cation diffusion facilitator family transporter — translation MESTPTQPVSAGSRHKKNLLIVLCLSGTYLIAEVIGGIITNSLALLADAAHMLTDVVGLLLAFIAIKIGERKADPSRTYGYYRIEILAAVINAVVLLAISIYVLFEAYQRFQNPPEVQSKSMLIVAGIGLIVNIVGMMILRKDSEGSLNMKGAYFEVLSDMLTSVGVMIAGVIMLTTGWYYADPLISAAIGLLIFPRTWKLLKEAINVLLEGTPKDVDIHELRQSLEKTPGVKNIHDLHVWSLTSSVNAMSAHVVKEATYSQNQLLKTLTDTTVNNFKISHTTFQIEEEGYEENEVHL, via the coding sequence ATGGAAAGTACACCAACACAACCCGTTTCTGCAGGAAGCAGACATAAAAAGAACCTCCTGATCGTACTCTGCCTTAGCGGAACCTATCTCATTGCTGAGGTAATAGGAGGAATAATAACGAACAGTCTTGCGTTATTGGCAGATGCAGCCCATATGCTGACAGACGTTGTAGGACTGTTACTGGCATTTATCGCCATCAAGATAGGAGAAAGAAAAGCAGATCCTTCCAGAACATATGGTTATTATCGAATAGAAATATTAGCAGCTGTCATCAATGCGGTGGTTTTATTAGCTATTTCGATCTATGTTTTGTTTGAAGCCTATCAGCGTTTTCAAAACCCGCCCGAAGTACAAAGTAAATCAATGCTGATTGTAGCAGGAATCGGATTGATCGTCAATATTGTCGGAATGATGATTCTCAGAAAAGACTCAGAAGGCAGTCTCAATATGAAAGGAGCCTATTTTGAAGTGCTTTCAGATATGCTTACTTCAGTAGGAGTGATGATTGCAGGAGTAATTATGCTGACGACAGGCTGGTACTATGCAGATCCATTGATTTCAGCTGCAATCGGACTTTTGATTTTTCCGAGAACATGGAAACTGTTGAAAGAAGCCATTAATGTTTTGCTGGAAGGAACACCTAAAGACGTAGATATTCATGAACTTCGCCAATCATTAGAGAAAACTCCCGGAGTGAAAAATATTCATGATCTTCACGTATGGTCATTAACATCAAGCGTTAATGCTATGAGTGCCCATGTGGTAAAAGAAGCCACATATTCTCAGAATCAATTATTAAAAACATTGACAGATACTACTGTGAATAACTTTAAAATCAGTCATACAACTTTTCAGATAGAAGAGGAAGGTTATGAAGAAAATGAAGTCCATCTGTAA
- a CDS encoding efflux RND transporter periplasmic adaptor subunit, which yields MKLKYNIIPLILMSVLLTSCGKKEASEEKAPEKTEQKEQAHEEAPQTIASLTEEQMKSVGVALGTVEMKELTSTIKANGLLSVPNSNKATITSLYGGIIKTINIQVGSIVKKGQVIATIANPEYIQLQEDYLTANSRITYAEQEYRRQRELFDNDAGAKKNLQSADAELKTLRTKRASLLKQLQMMGISPGKVSNGNMKSGLVITAPISGTISSITAQIGSYVDISSPVATVIDNGSIHLDLQVFEKDLPKMRVGQIVHFKLTNNPETEYDARIYSIGSSFENESKTISMHCEVIGNKSGLIDGMNITGIVSLDKSTTPAVPTEAIVEADGKYFVFVQTDKKAEEEHEEKGKPHPKTLNFEKIEIVKGTSDMGYTAVTPVGNIPDNAKIVVKGAFFVNAKLVNSGEHEH from the coding sequence ATGAAACTCAAATATAATATCATCCCTCTTATCCTGATGTCAGTCTTACTAACAAGTTGTGGAAAAAAAGAAGCTTCTGAAGAAAAAGCTCCTGAAAAAACAGAACAGAAAGAGCAGGCACATGAAGAAGCTCCACAAACGATAGCTTCACTCACAGAAGAGCAGATGAAGTCTGTAGGCGTTGCTTTGGGAACCGTAGAAATGAAAGAGTTGACATCTACTATAAAAGCCAATGGTTTACTGAGTGTACCTAACAGTAACAAAGCCACAATTACTTCCCTGTATGGAGGAATCATCAAAACCATCAATATTCAGGTAGGAAGTATCGTGAAAAAAGGACAGGTGATTGCCACTATTGCCAATCCGGAATATATTCAGCTTCAGGAAGATTATCTGACTGCCAATAGCAGAATAACCTATGCAGAACAGGAATACAGAAGACAGAGAGAGCTTTTTGATAATGATGCAGGAGCGAAGAAAAACCTTCAAAGTGCCGATGCTGAGCTGAAAACCTTAAGAACAAAAAGAGCATCCCTTTTAAAACAGCTTCAGATGATGGGAATAAGCCCGGGAAAAGTAAGCAATGGAAATATGAAATCCGGTTTGGTGATCACCGCACCAATCAGCGGGACAATCAGCAGTATTACTGCGCAGATCGGAAGTTATGTAGATATTTCCTCTCCCGTTGCAACGGTGATTGATAACGGTTCCATTCATCTCGATCTTCAGGTATTTGAAAAAGATCTTCCTAAAATGAGAGTAGGGCAGATTGTTCATTTTAAACTGACCAACAATCCGGAAACCGAATATGATGCAAGAATTTACAGCATAGGATCTTCTTTTGAAAACGAAAGCAAAACCATCTCTATGCACTGCGAAGTGATCGGAAACAAATCCGGACTGATTGACGGAATGAATATCACCGGAATTGTAAGCCTTGATAAAAGTACAACTCCGGCAGTTCCTACAGAAGCTATTGTTGAAGCAGACGGGAAATATTTTGTATTTGTTCAGACCGATAAAAAAGCGGAAGAAGAACATGAAGAAAAAGGAAAACCACATCCGAAAACCTTAAACTTTGAGAAAATAGAAATAGTGAAAGGAACATCTGATATGGGATATACTGCGGTAACTCCGGTAGGAAATATTCCTGACAATGCAAAAATAGTAGTGAAAGGAGCATTTTTCGTGAATGCAAAACTGGTGAATTCCGGGGAACATGAACATTAA
- a CDS encoding YHS domain-containing protein, giving the protein MKSPIILTALLSISLLSCTKETPQVKHASHMDSSGKHVENVQVVNEEDPICHMKTAGSIKDTAVYKNKTYGFCSVSCKLEFKKSPEKYAQK; this is encoded by the coding sequence ATGAAATCTCCTATTATTTTGACCGCACTGCTGTCGATATCATTACTGTCGTGTACCAAGGAAACGCCTCAGGTAAAGCATGCGAGCCATATGGACTCTTCAGGAAAGCATGTAGAAAATGTACAGGTGGTGAATGAAGAAGATCCGATTTGCCACATGAAAACAGCCGGATCTATTAAAGATACTGCTGTATATAAAAATAAAACGTACGGTTTTTGCAGTGTATCCTGCAAACTTGAATTCAAAAAAAGCCCTGAGAAATATGCCCAAAAATAA
- a CDS encoding bestrophin family protein yields MLLNKKISVWYFIREIKTQILFIGTFAIAIGLLDELPWFRKISLPLNIPALLGTAVSLLLAFRTSQSYERWWEARTVWGAIVNDSRTFVRLIIQFMPVGNDKTIKDFAERQIIWTYALGESLRKLPFSEKVQQYLDQHHIKGANIPNAILDEHSRQLKEIAASKGLTDFQQMQLNDIITRLCDSMGKCERLKNTVFPRSYSVLVHILIYVFAAILPFGLDDSQLLVEIAITFLVPVTFIAIEKTSIIMQDPFENVPVDTPMTSLAQTIEINIRQMIGEQNVPLKKENTSYYEM; encoded by the coding sequence ATGTTATTAAACAAAAAAATATCAGTCTGGTATTTCATCCGTGAAATAAAAACCCAAATTCTGTTCATCGGAACCTTTGCCATCGCTATTGGTCTTTTGGATGAATTACCGTGGTTTCGCAAGATCTCGCTGCCTTTGAATATTCCGGCATTGTTGGGAACAGCAGTATCATTGCTGCTGGCATTCCGTACCTCCCAGTCCTACGAAAGATGGTGGGAAGCCAGAACCGTTTGGGGGGCTATTGTAAACGATTCCCGGACTTTTGTAAGGTTGATTATTCAGTTTATGCCGGTGGGAAATGACAAAACAATAAAAGATTTTGCCGAAAGACAGATCATCTGGACCTATGCACTTGGAGAATCTTTGAGAAAACTGCCGTTCTCTGAAAAAGTTCAGCAATATCTGGATCAGCATCACATCAAAGGAGCCAATATTCCCAATGCAATTCTGGATGAACACTCCAGACAACTGAAAGAAATTGCCGCTTCCAAAGGACTGACCGATTTTCAGCAGATGCAGCTGAATGATATCATCACAAGATTGTGTGACAGCATGGGGAAATGTGAAAGGCTTAAGAATACGGTTTTTCCACGTTCTTACAGTGTTTTAGTTCATATTTTGATCTATGTTTTTGCAGCCATTCTTCCATTTGGACTTGATGATTCACAGCTGTTGGTAGAAATTGCCATTACTTTCCTGGTTCCGGTGACATTCATCGCCATTGAAAAAACATCCATCATCATGCAGGATCCGTTTGAAAATGTCCCTGTAGATACCCCAATGACTTCTCTGGCACAGACCATAGAGATTAATATAAGACAGATGATTGGTGAGCAGAATGTTCCCCTTAAAAAAGAAAATACATCGTATTATGAAATGTAA